From Cellulomonas fimi ATCC 484, a single genomic window includes:
- the cydD gene encoding thiol reductant ABC exporter subunit CydD: MRPLDPRLLRYAHSTRGYVALTAGLGVVTAALVVGQALLLAHALGRAVHDGADLAAVSPYLAGLAGVVAARVLVTGLQERFAHRAASRAVGELRDAVVGRAVELGPRYLAAGHGPGIVTLVTRGLDALEPYFVRYLPQLVLAATVTPGTVLVVLGLDWVSALILLGTIPLVPVFMVLVGRLTQGRSERGLATMQRLGAQVLDLVAGLPTLQALGREHGPAARVRALGDAHRRAAMGTLRIAFLSGMVLELLTTLSVALVAVGIGLRLVEGHLDLVTGLAVLVLAPEVFLPLRQVGAQFHAAADGVAAAEQAFAVLDEPAPARGSAPAPDLARTTVRLVGVGVRATDGTAPAGLDATVRPGTVVALTGPSGAGKTTAVEVLLGLLRPDEGEVLLDGPDGVVALAEVDLDAYWSQVAWLPQRPVLEPGTLAEVVGGDRAARERAAALTGLDAVLGALPAGWDTTLGRGGAGLSVGQRQRVALTRALLSPAPLVVLDEPTAHLDATGERVVLDTVRALRDEGRTVVLVAHRASLTACADVVLTVAARPAEVAA; encoded by the coding sequence GTGCGCCCGCTCGACCCCCGGCTCCTGCGGTACGCGCACAGCACACGCGGCTACGTCGCGCTGACGGCCGGCCTCGGCGTGGTCACCGCCGCGCTCGTGGTCGGCCAGGCGCTCCTGCTGGCGCACGCGCTGGGTCGCGCGGTCCACGACGGCGCCGACCTCGCGGCGGTCAGCCCGTACCTCGCGGGCCTCGCGGGGGTCGTGGCGGCCCGCGTGCTCGTCACGGGCCTGCAGGAGCGGTTCGCGCACCGCGCCGCGTCGCGTGCCGTGGGCGAGCTGCGCGACGCCGTCGTGGGCCGCGCCGTGGAGCTCGGCCCGCGGTACCTGGCCGCCGGCCACGGGCCCGGGATCGTCACGCTCGTCACGCGCGGGCTGGACGCGCTCGAGCCCTACTTCGTGCGCTACCTGCCCCAGCTCGTGCTCGCCGCGACCGTCACGCCCGGGACGGTGCTCGTCGTGCTCGGGCTCGACTGGGTCTCGGCGCTCATCCTGCTCGGCACGATCCCGCTGGTCCCCGTCTTCATGGTGCTCGTCGGGCGCCTGACGCAGGGTCGCTCGGAGCGCGGGCTCGCGACCATGCAACGGCTCGGCGCGCAGGTGCTCGACCTGGTCGCGGGACTGCCCACGCTCCAGGCCCTCGGGCGCGAGCACGGGCCCGCCGCTCGCGTGCGGGCCCTCGGGGACGCGCACCGCCGCGCCGCGATGGGCACGCTGCGCATCGCGTTCCTCTCGGGCATGGTGCTCGAGCTGCTCACGACCCTGTCCGTCGCCCTGGTCGCGGTCGGCATCGGCCTGCGCCTCGTCGAGGGGCACCTCGACCTCGTGACCGGCCTCGCGGTGCTCGTGCTCGCACCCGAGGTCTTCCTGCCCCTGCGCCAGGTCGGCGCGCAGTTCCACGCCGCTGCGGACGGCGTCGCCGCGGCCGAGCAGGCGTTCGCCGTGCTCGACGAGCCGGCACCCGCCCGCGGGTCCGCGCCCGCCCCCGACCTCGCCCGCACGACCGTGCGGCTCGTCGGCGTCGGCGTGCGCGCGACGGACGGCACCGCGCCCGCGGGCCTGGACGCCACCGTGCGCCCCGGCACCGTCGTCGCGCTCACCGGGCCGAGCGGCGCGGGGAAGACCACCGCGGTCGAGGTGCTGCTCGGGCTCCTGCGACCCGACGAGGGCGAGGTGCTGCTCGACGGCCCCGACGGCGTCGTGGCGCTGGCGGAGGTCGACCTCGACGCGTACTGGTCGCAGGTCGCGTGGCTGCCGCAGCGGCCGGTGCTCGAGCCCGGCACGCTGGCCGAGGTCGTCGGCGGGGACCGTGCCGCACGGGAGCGCGCCGCGGCGCTGACGGGCCTCGACGCGGTCCTCGGCGCGCTGCCCGCGGGCTGGGACACGACCCTGGGCCGGGGCGGCGCCGGGCTGAGCGTCGGCCAGCGCCAGCGCGTCGCCCTCACGCGCGCGCTGCTGTCGCCCGCACCGCTCGTCGTGCTCGACGAGCCCACCGCCCACCTCGACGCCACGGGCGAGCGCGTCGTGCTCGACACCGTGCGCGCGCTGCGCGACGAGGGCCGGACCGTCGTGCTCGTCGCGCACCGCGCGTCCCTCACCGCCTGCGCCGACGTCGTCCTGACGGTCGCGGCCCGGCCGGCGGAGGTGGCCGCGTGA
- the cydC gene encoding thiol reductant ABC exporter subunit CydC produces the protein MSAAHPQAGTGGPAGPGPDVTGLEVTGPASAGPAASGPVVGTPVVRGPVVGGPVAGGPVVGAPGVAPSPAPAAPPRGTLRRAVRLLDVDVRRVLWATLLGTLALGCAVALAAVSAWLIARASQMPPVLQLSVATVAVRAFGIGRGVLRYLERLVSHDVALRGMTNIRTTLFARLADGRTAALAGVRRGDLLARVGADVDAVGDVVVRGLLPAAVAVTLGVGTVVAMCAFWIPAGLALAGCLVLAGVVAPLLAARASRTTERRAADARADLAASALGILDDAGPLAVAGRVDAERAALRAAHGRITAAADAGARPAAVAAALGQLAVGVAVLAALATGVPAVRAGLLAPVELAVVVLTPLAAFEATSLLPAAAIQVQRSRAAAARILALLDDAATTPGTAPRGTAPTTGTPAEASVTTDGPVLRADDLACGWPDRPDVVRGLALELRPGRSVAVVGPSGTGKTTTLLTLAGLLPATHGAVHLDGADLAGLPRPVVAAAVVAVTEDAHVFGTTVLENLRVARGDVTPDEARDALGRVGLGPWLAGLPDGLDTLVGSDARTVSGGERRRLLLARALLAPAPLLLVDEPAEHLDAATADRLVGTLLAQARTGSRGVLLVTHRVSALAGADEVLWLEDGRVTARGTHDDLLARVPGYRVALDSEQVDAGEGDGARDPEHVGGATHE, from the coding sequence GTGAGCGCCGCGCACCCGCAGGCCGGGACGGGCGGCCCCGCCGGGCCGGGCCCCGACGTCACCGGCCTCGAGGTCACAGGTCCTGCCTCGGCCGGTCCTGCCGCCTCCGGTCCCGTCGTCGGTACTCCCGTCGTCCGCGGTCCCGTCGTCGGCGGTCCCGTCGCCGGCGGTCCCGTCGTCGGTGCTCCCGGCGTCGCGCCGTCGCCCGCTCCGGCCGCACCGCCGCGCGGAACCCTGCGCCGCGCGGTGCGCCTGCTCGACGTCGACGTGCGGCGCGTCCTGTGGGCCACGCTGCTCGGCACGCTCGCCCTCGGGTGCGCGGTCGCGCTCGCCGCGGTGTCGGCGTGGCTCATCGCGCGCGCGTCCCAGATGCCGCCCGTGCTGCAGCTGTCGGTCGCGACCGTCGCGGTGCGCGCGTTCGGCATCGGCCGCGGCGTGCTGCGGTACCTCGAGCGCCTCGTCTCGCACGACGTCGCGCTGCGGGGCATGACGAACATCCGCACGACCCTGTTCGCGCGCCTCGCCGACGGCCGCACGGCCGCGCTCGCCGGCGTCCGGCGGGGCGACCTGCTGGCCCGCGTCGGCGCCGACGTCGACGCGGTCGGCGACGTGGTCGTGCGCGGCCTGCTGCCGGCCGCGGTCGCCGTCACGCTGGGCGTCGGCACCGTCGTCGCGATGTGCGCGTTCTGGATCCCCGCCGGGCTCGCGCTCGCGGGCTGCCTCGTGCTCGCGGGGGTCGTCGCACCGCTGCTCGCCGCGCGCGCGTCCCGCACCACCGAGCGCCGGGCCGCCGACGCGCGCGCGGACCTGGCGGCCAGCGCCCTCGGGATCCTGGACGACGCCGGACCGCTCGCGGTCGCCGGGCGCGTCGACGCCGAGCGCGCCGCGCTGAGGGCCGCGCACGGCCGGATCACCGCCGCCGCCGACGCGGGCGCCCGCCCGGCCGCCGTCGCCGCCGCGCTCGGGCAGCTCGCGGTCGGCGTCGCGGTGCTCGCGGCCCTCGCCACCGGCGTCCCCGCCGTCCGCGCCGGGCTCCTGGCGCCCGTCGAGCTGGCCGTGGTGGTGCTCACGCCGCTCGCCGCGTTCGAGGCGACGTCGCTGCTGCCCGCGGCCGCGATCCAGGTGCAGCGCTCGCGTGCCGCCGCGGCGCGGATCCTTGCGCTGCTGGACGACGCAGCCACGACGCCCGGGACGGCGCCGCGCGGCACCGCCCCCACCACCGGGACGCCGGCCGAGGCCTCCGTGACCACCGACGGACCCGTCCTACGCGCGGACGACCTCGCATGCGGCTGGCCGGACCGCCCCGACGTCGTCCGGGGCCTCGCCCTCGAGCTGCGCCCGGGGCGGTCCGTCGCCGTCGTCGGGCCCAGCGGCACGGGCAAGACGACCACCCTGCTCACGCTCGCGGGCCTCCTGCCCGCGACGCACGGTGCGGTGCACCTCGACGGTGCCGATCTCGCCGGGTTGCCGCGACCCGTCGTCGCCGCCGCGGTCGTCGCGGTCACCGAGGACGCGCACGTGTTCGGCACGACCGTCCTGGAGAACCTGCGCGTCGCCCGCGGCGACGTGACGCCGGACGAGGCGCGCGACGCCCTGGGACGCGTGGGCCTCGGCCCGTGGCTCGCGGGCCTGCCGGACGGCCTCGACACGCTGGTCGGCTCCGACGCCCGCACCGTCTCGGGCGGCGAGCGCCGCCGCCTCCTGCTCGCCCGCGCGCTGCTCGCGCCCGCCCCGCTCCTGCTCGTCGACGAGCCCGCGGAGCATCTCGACGCGGCCACGGCCGACCGGCTCGTCGGCACGCTCCTCGCGCAGGCCCGCACGGGCTCGCGCGGCGTCCTGCTCGTGACGCACCGCGTCTCGGCGCTCGCCGGCGCCGACGAGGTGCTGTGGCTGGAGGACGGGCGGGTCACCGCGCGGGGCACCCACGACGACCTGCTCGCGCGCGTCCCGGGCTACCGTGTGGCCCTGGACAGCGAGCAGGTCGATGCCGGGGAGGGCGACGGTGCGCGAGACCCGGAGCACGTGGGCGGAGCGACGCATGAGTGA
- a CDS encoding GAF domain-containing sensor histidine kinase: MSEHPPVERPVVGTPFARGVLAEVDSEPVVHLTGDGVADLLDAILSVAAELDLPSVLNRFVQVSAELTGARYAAINVLDGTGTSTTFVYAGVPTAVARMLRTAPHALGVLGQIPPEGALRLGDLTQHPAFRGFPANHPPMGSFLGASVRTGHRVYGQLYLSEKEGGFTEADESMVISLAAAAGVAVANAQLYAEASRREHWLRAGQDITTMLLEGIDEEEALEHIAKTAREVAHADTAALALPGLNGRLLIELVDGYNAENLIGTVMPEGGRAWTVMTEGKGLLTPSLSESRSVKVPAMRAFGSAMYAPMQTSGRGVGVLILLRRIGEASFEDGDLVTAESFASQAALAFVLAEARHAQDVAALLDERERIARDLHDLAIQQLFATGMQLETVRRRAARGVDPSELLSIVDEALDNVDSSVRQIREIVYALRDPDAATGLVERLRREASLARTGLGFAPSVLLSLDGGALTDDPFEEDRFDDRVGQQLTDDVVAVVREGLANAARHAHASSVTVRVSVNGTSPLGRVLVEVQDDGAGLPARRDRRSGTGNLASRARQHGGSFTLGASPDGRGTLLTWQVPLG; this comes from the coding sequence ATGAGTGAGCATCCGCCCGTGGAGCGGCCCGTCGTGGGCACGCCGTTCGCGCGCGGCGTGCTGGCGGAGGTGGACAGCGAGCCCGTCGTCCACCTCACCGGCGACGGCGTCGCCGACCTCCTCGACGCGATCCTCTCGGTCGCCGCGGAGCTGGACCTGCCCTCGGTCCTCAACCGGTTCGTGCAGGTCAGCGCCGAGCTCACGGGTGCCCGGTACGCCGCGATCAACGTGCTCGACGGCACCGGGACGTCGACGACGTTCGTGTACGCCGGGGTCCCCACGGCCGTCGCGCGCATGCTGCGCACCGCACCGCACGCCCTCGGCGTCCTGGGCCAGATCCCGCCCGAGGGGGCGCTGCGGCTCGGCGACCTCACCCAGCACCCGGCGTTCCGCGGCTTCCCGGCCAACCACCCGCCGATGGGCTCGTTCCTCGGCGCCTCCGTCCGCACCGGCCACCGCGTCTACGGCCAGCTCTACCTCTCCGAGAAGGAGGGCGGGTTCACCGAGGCCGACGAGAGCATGGTCATCTCCCTGGCCGCCGCCGCGGGCGTCGCGGTCGCGAACGCCCAGCTCTACGCCGAGGCCTCACGCCGTGAGCACTGGCTGCGCGCCGGCCAGGACATCACGACGATGCTGCTCGAGGGCATCGACGAGGAGGAGGCGCTCGAGCACATCGCGAAGACGGCACGCGAGGTCGCGCACGCCGACACCGCGGCCCTCGCCCTGCCGGGCCTCAACGGGCGCCTGCTCATCGAGCTCGTCGACGGCTACAACGCCGAGAACCTCATCGGCACGGTGATGCCCGAGGGCGGACGCGCCTGGACCGTGATGACCGAGGGCAAGGGGCTGCTCACGCCGTCGCTGTCGGAGTCGCGCAGCGTCAAGGTGCCCGCGATGCGGGCGTTCGGCTCCGCGATGTACGCGCCCATGCAGACGTCGGGCCGCGGCGTCGGCGTGCTCATCCTGCTGCGCCGCATCGGCGAGGCGTCGTTCGAGGACGGCGACCTCGTCACCGCCGAGTCCTTCGCGTCCCAGGCCGCGCTCGCGTTCGTGCTCGCCGAGGCCCGGCACGCGCAGGACGTCGCGGCCCTGCTCGACGAGCGCGAGCGCATCGCGCGCGACCTGCACGACCTCGCGATCCAGCAGCTCTTCGCGACCGGCATGCAGCTCGAGACCGTCAGGCGCCGTGCCGCGCGCGGCGTCGACCCGAGCGAGCTGCTGAGCATCGTCGACGAGGCGCTCGACAACGTCGACTCCTCCGTGCGGCAGATCCGGGAGATCGTCTACGCGCTGCGCGACCCCGACGCCGCGACGGGGCTCGTCGAGCGGCTGCGCCGGGAGGCGTCGCTGGCCCGCACCGGCCTGGGCTTCGCGCCGTCGGTGCTGCTGTCCCTCGACGGCGGCGCGCTGACCGACGACCCGTTCGAGGAGGACCGCTTCGACGACCGCGTCGGCCAGCAGCTCACCGACGACGTCGTCGCCGTCGTGCGCGAGGGGCTGGCGAACGCCGCCCGGCACGCGCACGCCTCCTCCGTGACGGTACGGGTGTCCGTCAACGGCACGAGCCCGCTCGGCCGCGTGCTCGTCGAGGTGCAGGACGACGGCGCGGGCCTGCCGGCGCGGCGCGACCGGCGCTCGGGCACGGGCAACCTGGCGTCGCGGGCGCGCCAGCACGGCGGCTCGTTCACGCTGGGAGCGTCCCCCGACGGGCGCGGCACGCTCCTGACCTGGCAGGTGCCGCTCGGCTGA
- a CDS encoding response regulator produces the protein MPSKPGPVTVMIVDDHEVVRRGIAEVVERTDGMTVVAEAGSVADGVRRAGLVRPQVMLVDLQLPDGTGIDLMRAVRETQPDARAIVLTSFDDDDALAAALEAGAAAYLLKSVRGAEITDVIRAVAAGRTLLDERTVTRRKAGHEDPTENLTPSELRVLDLIGEGLSNREIAERLGVAEKTVKNHITSLLAKMGLQRRTQVAAWVASRKHVGWRAEPGH, from the coding sequence ATGCCGTCGAAGCCCGGGCCCGTGACCGTGATGATCGTCGACGACCACGAGGTGGTCCGTCGCGGGATCGCGGAGGTCGTCGAGAGGACCGACGGCATGACCGTCGTCGCCGAGGCAGGCTCGGTCGCGGACGGCGTGCGCCGTGCCGGGCTGGTCCGCCCGCAGGTCATGCTGGTCGACCTCCAGCTCCCGGACGGGACGGGGATCGACCTCATGCGTGCCGTGCGCGAGACGCAGCCCGACGCGCGCGCGATCGTGCTGACGTCGTTCGACGACGACGACGCGCTGGCCGCCGCGCTCGAGGCGGGCGCCGCCGCGTACCTGCTCAAGTCCGTGCGCGGCGCCGAGATCACCGACGTGATCCGCGCGGTCGCCGCCGGTCGGACGCTGCTCGACGAGCGCACCGTGACGCGCCGCAAGGCCGGGCACGAGGACCCGACGGAGAACCTCACGCCCAGCGAGCTGCGCGTGCTCGACCTCATCGGCGAGGGCCTGTCGAACCGCGAGATCGCCGAGCGTCTCGGCGTCGCGGAGAAGACCGTCAAGAACCACATCACGTCGCTGCTCGCCAAGATGGGCCTGCAGCGCCGCACGCAGGTCGCGGCGTGGGTCGCGTCCCGCAAGCACGTCGGCTGGCGCGCCGAGCCGGGGCACTGA
- a CDS encoding phosphoglycerate dehydrogenase — protein sequence MDGTVASYPGVITVLLPTTLEESPRVSADVRLVRYDPAEPVPQDAVDAQVLVVWGNGRRQLRDAAARLTRLRWVQTLAAGPDVVLEAGFAPDVVVTSGRGLHDGPVAEHTLALVLAVVRRVPDLVRAQDAHRWAGELGGVQPVRPAGDLRTLDGARVVVWGFGSIAARLAPLLTALGAHVTGVATTAGERHGYPVVTTEALPDLLPRTDLLVSLLPATPATRHAVDDRVLRLLPPHAWVVNVGRGATLDEAALLDAVRAGRLAGAALDVFDREPLPPQSPLWDEPRVLVSPHAAGGRPVGAAALVERNLDAYVAGRPLVNLVER from the coding sequence ATGGACGGCACGGTGGCATCGTATCCGGGTGTGATCACCGTTCTGCTGCCCACCACGCTGGAGGAGTCGCCGCGTGTCTCCGCGGACGTGCGGCTGGTGCGCTACGACCCGGCGGAACCGGTCCCGCAGGACGCCGTCGATGCGCAGGTCCTGGTCGTCTGGGGCAACGGCCGTCGCCAGCTCCGGGACGCCGCGGCACGGCTCACGCGGCTGCGGTGGGTGCAGACGCTCGCCGCGGGGCCGGACGTCGTCCTGGAGGCCGGGTTCGCGCCCGACGTGGTGGTCACGTCGGGCCGCGGGCTGCACGACGGGCCCGTGGCCGAGCACACGCTCGCGCTCGTGCTGGCCGTCGTGCGCCGGGTGCCCGACCTCGTGCGCGCGCAGGACGCGCACCGGTGGGCGGGCGAGCTCGGGGGCGTGCAGCCCGTGCGGCCCGCCGGCGACCTGCGCACGCTCGACGGCGCTCGCGTCGTCGTGTGGGGCTTCGGCTCGATCGCGGCCCGCCTCGCCCCGCTCCTGACCGCACTCGGCGCGCACGTCACGGGCGTCGCGACGACCGCGGGCGAGCGGCACGGCTACCCGGTGGTGACGACGGAGGCGCTGCCCGACCTGCTCCCCCGCACCGACCTGCTGGTCAGCCTGCTGCCCGCGACCCCGGCGACCCGCCACGCCGTCGACGACCGGGTGCTGCGGCTGCTGCCTCCGCATGCCTGGGTCGTCAACGTCGGACGCGGCGCGACGCTCGACGAGGCCGCGCTGCTCGACGCCGTGCGTGCGGGACGGCTCGCCGGGGCGGCGCTCGACGTGTTCGACCGCGAGCCGCTGCCGCCGCAGTCCCCGCTGTGGGACGAGCCGCGCGTGCTCGTCAGCCCGCACGCGGCAGGCGGCCGGCCGGTCGGCGCCGCCGCGCTGGTCGAGCGGAACCTCGACGCGTACGTGGCGGGCCGGCCGCTGGTCAACCTCGTGGAGCGCTGA
- the mutM gene encoding bifunctional DNA-formamidopyrimidine glycosylase/DNA-(apurinic or apyrimidinic site) lyase has protein sequence MPELPEVETVRDGLARHVLGRTVTDVAVHRDYSVRRHVEGPLDFAGRLAGRRLDAAVRRGKFLWLLLDDEDAALMAHLGMSGQLLVRSAQDLRDEVRHPHLRVRLALDDGSALDFVDQRTFGHLSVPDLVPTPDGAPGGLGSGRAVVPAPVTHIARDLLDPSLDRPALVEAVRARRTGIKRALLDQALVSGIGNIYADEGLWRARLHYARPTDTLRRAEVERALDGAQEVMTAALAQGGTSFDALYVNVNGASGYFDRSLAVYGQAGRPCPRCGAAVRRDEFMNRSSYTCPVCQPRPRRARW, from the coding sequence GTGCCGGAGCTGCCCGAGGTCGAGACCGTCCGCGACGGGCTCGCGCGGCACGTGCTCGGCCGGACGGTCACGGACGTCGCGGTGCACCGCGACTACAGCGTCCGCCGTCACGTCGAGGGGCCGCTCGACTTCGCCGGCAGGCTCGCGGGGCGCCGGCTCGACGCGGCCGTCCGGCGCGGCAAGTTCCTGTGGCTGCTGCTCGACGACGAGGACGCGGCGCTCATGGCGCACCTCGGGATGAGCGGCCAGCTCCTCGTCCGCTCGGCGCAGGACCTGCGCGACGAGGTGCGGCACCCGCACCTGCGGGTCCGGCTGGCCCTCGACGACGGCTCGGCGCTCGACTTCGTCGACCAGCGCACGTTCGGCCACCTCAGCGTGCCCGACCTCGTGCCGACCCCCGACGGCGCCCCGGGCGGCCTCGGGTCCGGGCGTGCGGTCGTCCCCGCGCCGGTCACGCACATCGCGCGCGACCTGCTCGACCCGTCGCTCGACCGGCCCGCGCTGGTCGAGGCCGTGCGGGCCCGGCGCACCGGGATCAAGCGCGCGCTGCTCGACCAGGCGCTCGTCTCCGGGATCGGCAACATCTACGCCGACGAGGGCCTGTGGCGCGCGCGGCTGCACTACGCGCGGCCCACGGACACGCTGCGACGCGCCGAGGTCGAGCGCGCGCTCGACGGCGCGCAGGAGGTCATGACGGCCGCGCTCGCGCAGGGCGGCACGAGCTTCGACGCGCTGTACGTCAACGTCAACGGCGCGTCGGGGTACTTCGACCGGTCGCTCGCCGTCTACGGGCAGGCCGGGCGGCCGTGCCCGCGCTGCGGCGCAGCCGTGCGCCGCGACGAGTTCATGAACCGTTCGTCGTACACGTGCCCGGTCTGCCAGCCGCGCCCGCGCCGCGCACGCTGGTGA
- the rnc gene encoding ribonuclease III, whose protein sequence is MSAAADRLVEKLGVHLDPELLVLALTHRSFAHEAGGIPTNERLEFLGDTVLGLVVTESLYRRHPEQPEGALAKMRAATVSQRALAGVARELDLGAYVLLGKGELATGGADKDSILSDTLEALFGAVYLAHGLETARVVVDRFVGPTLDAAAALGAGLDWKTSLQELSAALGLGAPSYDVVGEGPDHARTFTARAVIAGEPRGAGSGPAKKLAEQHAAEDAYRALEAIAAVRAAGDGSASAATSVGASAPAPVDAAEQD, encoded by the coding sequence ATGAGTGCCGCGGCCGACCGGCTCGTCGAGAAGCTCGGGGTCCACCTGGATCCCGAGCTTCTCGTGCTGGCGCTGACCCACCGGTCGTTCGCGCACGAGGCCGGCGGCATCCCGACGAACGAGCGGCTCGAGTTCCTCGGCGACACCGTCCTCGGTCTCGTCGTCACCGAGTCGCTCTACCGCCGCCACCCCGAGCAGCCCGAGGGGGCGCTCGCCAAGATGCGGGCCGCGACCGTCTCGCAGCGCGCCCTCGCGGGTGTCGCGCGCGAGCTCGACCTAGGTGCGTACGTGCTGCTCGGCAAGGGTGAGCTCGCGACCGGCGGCGCCGACAAGGACTCGATCCTGTCCGACACGCTCGAGGCGCTGTTCGGCGCGGTGTACCTGGCGCACGGCCTCGAGACGGCCCGCGTGGTCGTCGACCGCTTCGTCGGCCCGACGCTCGACGCGGCCGCGGCCCTCGGTGCCGGGCTGGACTGGAAGACGTCGCTGCAGGAGCTGTCGGCCGCGCTCGGGCTCGGGGCCCCGTCGTACGACGTCGTGGGGGAGGGGCCGGACCACGCCCGCACCTTCACGGCGCGCGCGGTGATCGCGGGCGAGCCGCGCGGTGCCGGCTCCGGGCCCGCCAAGAAGCTCGCCGAGCAGCACGCCGCCGAGGACGCGTACCGCGCGCTCGAGGCGATCGCCGCCGTGCGGGCCGCGGGTGACGGGTCCGCGTCCGCCGCGACGTCCGTCGGCGCGTCCGCGCCCGCCCCGGTGGACGCCGCCGAGCAGGACTGA
- the rpmF gene encoding 50S ribosomal protein L32 — protein sequence MAVPKRKMSRSNTRARRSQWKTTATTLTSCPVCKADKQPHTACPACGAYNGRRYAEAVRSEHEAR from the coding sequence GTGGCGGTTCCGAAGCGCAAGATGTCGCGCAGCAACACCCGTGCGCGTCGGTCGCAGTGGAAGACCACTGCCACGACGCTGACCTCGTGCCCCGTCTGCAAGGCCGACAAGCAGCCCCACACGGCCTGCCCGGCCTGCGGCGCCTACAACGGCCGCCGCTACGCCGAGGCCGTGCGCAGCGAGCACGAGGCCCGCTGA
- a CDS encoding YceD family protein: MQRPVHLDPRSPFVLDTHELGRRPGSTRTVQRTVGAPEDLGTDVIGIPPGTDLELDLRLEAVMEGVLVSGYVRGRAVGECVRCLEEVVEDVDVTLTELYVYPERAAAAVEEGDEDEDVRELEGDLIDLEPALRDVVVPALPFQPLCRPDCPGLCSECGARLADDPDHSHETLDPRWSALSGLSSKVDETKES, from the coding sequence GTGCAGCGCCCTGTTCACCTCGATCCCCGCTCGCCGTTCGTGCTCGACACCCACGAGCTCGGCCGACGTCCGGGATCGACGCGGACCGTGCAGAGGACGGTCGGTGCCCCCGAGGACCTCGGTACCGACGTGATCGGCATCCCTCCCGGCACCGATCTCGAGCTGGACCTGCGGCTCGAGGCGGTCATGGAGGGGGTCCTGGTCTCCGGATACGTCCGTGGCCGGGCGGTCGGGGAGTGCGTGCGCTGCCTGGAGGAGGTCGTCGAGGACGTCGACGTCACCCTCACGGAGCTGTACGTCTACCCCGAGCGCGCCGCTGCTGCGGTCGAGGAGGGCGACGAGGACGAGGACGTGCGTGAGCTGGAGGGCGATCTGATCGACCTCGAGCCCGCGCTGCGGGACGTGGTGGTGCCGGCTCTGCCGTTCCAGCCGCTGTGCCGCCCCGACTGCCCGGGTCTGTGCTCCGAGTGCGGAGCTCGCCTGGCGGACGACCCTGACCATTCGCATGAGACGCTTGACCCTCGCTGGTCCGCCCTGAGCGGCCTGTCGAGCAAGGTCGACGAGACGAAAGAGAGCTAG
- the coaD gene encoding pantetheine-phosphate adenylyltransferase has translation MTTAVCPGSFDPITLGHVDVVRRARSMFDEVVVGVARNSAKTPLLAADERVALARAALAGVDGVRVEAVDGLLADFVAAQGASAVVKGLRSGADFDAELPMALMNRHLSGVETVFVIGDPALAHVASSLVKDVARYGGRIDDLVPDEVAEAVRDALARTGGSAR, from the coding sequence GTGACCACAGCCGTCTGCCCGGGGTCGTTCGACCCGATCACCCTCGGCCACGTGGACGTGGTCCGGCGCGCGCGCTCGATGTTCGACGAGGTCGTCGTCGGCGTCGCGCGGAACTCCGCGAAGACCCCGCTGCTCGCCGCGGACGAGCGCGTCGCCCTGGCACGGGCGGCGCTCGCCGGCGTCGACGGGGTGCGCGTCGAGGCGGTCGACGGGCTGCTCGCCGACTTCGTCGCGGCCCAGGGGGCCTCGGCGGTGGTCAAGGGCCTGCGCAGCGGGGCCGACTTCGACGCCGAGCTGCCGATGGCGCTCATGAACCGGCACCTGTCGGGTGTCGAGACGGTGTTCGTGATCGGCGACCCGGCGCTCGCGCACGTCGCGTCGTCGCTGGTGAAGGACGTGGCGCGGTACGGCGGGCGGATCGACGACCTGGTGCCGGACGAGGTGGCGGAGGCGGTGCGCGACGCGCTCGCACGGACGGGAGGGAGTGCACGATGA
- the rsmD gene encoding 16S rRNA (guanine(966)-N(2))-methyltransferase RsmD: MTRIVAGTAGGRTLQVPRRGTRPTSERVREALFSRLEHLGVVDDARVLDLYAGSGALGLEAASRGARAVTLVESAREAADVCRRNVATLGLRDVTVVAERAERFVQRRPVAPWDLVLVDPPYDVAEPDLAAVLADVAGDVADDGLLAVERSSRSPEPVWPAGWAGVERRVYGETVVWFGERAPGE; the protein is encoded by the coding sequence ATGACCCGCATCGTGGCCGGCACCGCGGGCGGGCGGACGTTGCAGGTCCCGCGTCGTGGGACCCGGCCCACGAGCGAGCGCGTCCGGGAGGCCCTGTTCTCCCGCCTCGAGCACCTGGGCGTCGTCGACGACGCGCGCGTGCTCGACCTGTACGCCGGCTCGGGGGCGCTCGGGCTCGAGGCGGCGAGCCGCGGTGCGCGCGCCGTGACCCTCGTGGAGTCGGCGCGGGAGGCTGCGGACGTGTGCCGGCGCAACGTCGCGACCCTCGGCCTGCGCGACGTCACCGTGGTCGCCGAGCGCGCGGAGCGGTTCGTGCAGCGCAGGCCCGTGGCGCCGTGGGACCTCGTGCTCGTGGACCCGCCCTACGACGTCGCCGAGCCCGACCTGGCCGCGGTCCTGGCCGACGTGGCGGGCGACGTCGCGGACGACGGCCTGCTGGCCGTGGAGCGGTCCTCCCGCTCGCCCGAGCCCGTCTGGCCGGCCGGCTGGGCGGGGGTCGAGCGGCGCGTGTACGGCGAGACCGTCGTCTGGTTCGGCGAGCGGGCACCGGGGGAGTGA